The following coding sequences are from one Archocentrus centrarchus isolate MPI-CPG fArcCen1 chromosome 4, fArcCen1, whole genome shotgun sequence window:
- the exoc1 gene encoding exocyst complex component 1 isoform X2: MTAIKHALQRDIFTPNDERLLGIVNVCKAGKKKKNCFLCATVTTERPVQVKVVKVKKSDKGDFYKRQLTWELRDLTEVDAKDASKENPEFDLHFEKVYRWVASSTAEKNSFISCIWKLNQRYLRKKLEFVNVSSQLLEESVPSGESQSVAGGDEDVLDEYQELSTREEQDIESMMETCEYAISNAEAFAEKLFKELQVLDGANIQSIMASEKQVNILMQLLDEALAEVDTIEGKLSSYEEMLQSVKEQMDQISQSNRLIQISNTNNSKLLDEIQFLVNYMDLSKGHIRALQEGDLTSPKGIEACINASEALLQCMNVALRPGHEKLMAVTQQQLLFAELRDTFARRLTNHLNNVFVHQGHDQSSTLSQHTADLTLPKHSPLHRDLLRYAKLMEWLKNTHREKYEGLSRTYVDYMSRLYEREIKEFFEVAKIKMAGTSKDPKGKFATLPRKESALKQETESLHGSSGKLTGSTSSLNKLTVQGSNSRRSQSSSLLDMGNMSASDLDVADRTKFDKIFEQVLSELEPLCLAEQDFISKFFKLQQHLTVAPPLAQPEMEELDGSMLSKRPPQAEHRHSLSSEKDMVRLMMNKIFHSIETELNSLIALGDKIDSFHSLYMLVKMSHHVWTAENVDPASYLSTTLGNVLVTVKRNFDKCISNQIRQMEEFKIPKKSKVGILPFVTGFEEFAELAETIFRNAERRGDLDKAYVKLIRAVFMNVEKVANESQKTPRDVVMMENFHHIFSTLSRLKISCLDAERREAKHKYTDHLQSYVINSLGQPLEKLNHFFEGVEARVAQGVREEEVSYQLAFNKQELRKVIKEYPGKEVKKGLDNLYKKVDKHLCEEESLLQVVWHSMQDEFIRQYKHFEDLIGRCYPGSGITMEFTIQDMLEYFSSIAQSH, translated from the exons ATGACAGCCATCAAGCATGCTCTCCAGAGGGACATCTTCACACCGAACGACGAGCGACTCCTCGGCATCGTCAACGTCTGCAAGgcgggaaagaagaagaagaattgcTTCTTGTGTGCTACAG TTACCACAGAGAGGCCTGTCCAGGTTAAAGTAGTGAAGGTGAAAAAATCTGACAAGGGGGACTTCTACAAGCGACAGCTAACCTGGGAGCTCAGAGATTTGACAGAAGTAGATGCCAAAGATGCAAGCAAG GAAAATCCTGAGTTTGATCTTCATTTTGAGAAGGTTTACCGGTGGGTGGCCAGcagcacagctgaaaaaaaCTCCTTTATTTCCTGCATCTGGAAGCTGAACCAGCGTTATCTGAGGAAGAAGCTGGAGTTCGTGAATGTCAGTTCTCAGCTGCTTGAAG AGTCTGTGCCAAGCGGTGAGAGTCAGAGTGTTGCAGGGGGAGATGAGGATGTTCTAGATGAATACCAGGAACTTAGCACCCGTGAGGAGCAAGATATCGAGAGCATGATGGAGACGTGCGAGTACGCCATCTCCAATGCAGAGGCTTTTGCAGAGAAGCTCTTCAAGGAGCTTCAGGTTTTAGATGGG GCCAACATTCAGTCCATCATGGCGTCTGAGAAACAGGTTAATATCCTGATGCAGCTGCTTGATGAGGCGCTGGCAGAGGTGGACACCATCGAGGGCAAGCTGAGCAGCTATGAAGAGATGCTCCAGAGTGTGAAGGAGCAAATGGACCAGATCTCACAGAGCAACCGCCTCATCCAGATCAGCAACACCAACAACAGCAAACTGCTAGACGAGATCCAGTTCTTAGTG AACTACATGGACTTATCAAAGGGACACATCAGGGCCTTACAGGAGGGAGATCTGACATCCCCTAAAGGTATAGAGGCCTGTATTAATGCCTCTGAAGCTCTTCTGCAGTGCATGAATGTGGCTCTCAGACCAG GGCATGAAAAACTGATGGCTGTGACCCAGCAACAGCTCCTGTTCGCTGAGCTGAGAGACACCTTTGCTCGCCGCCTCACGAATCACCTCAACAATGTGTTTGTTCACCAG GGCCATGACCAAAGCTCTACCCTGTCACAGCACACAGCTGATTTGACCCTGCCCAAACACAGCCCCCTCCACAGGGACTTACTGCGCTACGCCAAGCTCATGGAGTGGCTAAAGAACACCCACAGGGAGAAGTACGAGGGCCTATCAAGG ACCTATGTTGATTATATGAGCAGACTATATGAGCGAGAAATCAAAGAGTTCTTTGAAGTTGCCAAAATAAAAATGGCGGGTACATCCAAAGACCCGAAGGGCAAATTTG CCACGCTTCCGCGGAAAGAGAGTGCactcaaacaggaaacagaaa GCCTGCATGGCAGCTCTGGGAAGCTGACAGGCTCTACTTCAAGCCTGAACAAGCTCACAGTGCAGGGTTCCAACAGCCGGCGTTCCCAGTCATCATCACTGCTGGACATGGGCAACATGTCCGCTTCCGACCTGGATGTGGCTGACAGAACCAAATTTGACAAG ATATTTGAGCAGGTCCTCAGTGAGCTGGAGCCTTTGTGCCTTGCAGAACAAGATTTCATCAGCAAGTTCTTTAAGCTGCAGCAGCATCTGACAGTTGCACCCCCTCTTGCACAG CCAGAAATGGAGGAATTAGATGGAAGCATGCTATCAAAGAGGCCTCCCCAGGCAGAACACAGACACTCCTTGTCATCAGA GAAAGACATGGTGCGGCTGATGATGAATAAGATCTTCCACAGCATCGAGACGGAGCTCAACAGCCTCATTGCTTTGGGTGACAAGATTGACAGCTTCCACTCTCTCTACATGCTGGTAAAGATGAGTCATCATGTGTGGACAGCTGAGAACGTTGACCCAGCCTCTTACCTCAGCACAACTTTGGGAAATGTGCTTGTGACTGTCAAGAGGAACTTTGACAAATGCATT tctaATCAGATCAGACAGATGGAAGAATTTAAGATACCTAAAAAGAGCAAAGTTGGTATCTTGCCTTTTGTCACCGGGTTTGAGGAGTTTGCTGAACTGGCTGAAACCATCTTCCGTAATGCAGAGCGCCGAGGAGACCTGGATAAAGCTTATGTCAAACTTATCAGGGCCGTCTTCATGAATG TGGAGAAGGTTGCCAACGAAAGCCAGAAAACGCCACGGGACGTTGTGATGATGGAGAATTTCCACCACATCTTTTCTACACTGTCACGTCTAAAGATTTCCTGCCTGGATGCGGAGAGACGAGAGGCCAAGCACAAATACACAGACCATCTGCAGTCTTACGTAATCAACTCTCTGGGCCAGCCTTTAGAAAAACTCAAT CATTTCTTTGAAGGAGTTGAAGCACGTGTAGCCCAGGGTGTACGTGAGGAGGAGGTGAGTTATCAGCTGGCCTTCAACAAGCAAGAGCTGCGCAAAGTAATCAAAGAGTATCCCGGCAAAGAGGTGAAAAAGGGACTGGACAACCTTTATAAGAAGGTGGACAAACATCTGTGTGAAGAAGAAAGCCTGCTACAG GTGGTGTGGCACTCCATGCAAGACGAGTTCATCCGTCAGTACAAGCACTTTGAAGATCTCATAGGCAGATGCTACCCTGGCTCTGGGATCACCATGGAGTTTACcatccaggacatgctggagtaTTTCTCCAGCATTGCTCAGTCTCATTAA
- the exoc1 gene encoding exocyst complex component 1 isoform X3 has product MTAIKHALQRDIFTPNDERLLGIVNVCKAGKKKKNCFLCATVTTERPVQVKVVKVKKSDKGDFYKRQLTWELRDLTEVDAKDASKENPEFDLHFEKVYRWVASSTAEKNSFISCIWKLNQRYLRKKLEFVNVSSQLLEELPKAEESVPSGESQSVAGGDEDVLDEYQELSTREEQDIESMMETCEYAISNAEAFAEKLFKELQVLDGANIQSIMASEKQVNILMQLLDEALAEVDTIEGKLSSYEEMLQSVKEQMDQISQSNRLIQISNTNNSKLLDEIQFLVNYMDLSKGHIRALQEGDLTSPKGIEACINASEALLQCMNVALRPGHEKLMAVTQQQLLFAELRDTFARRLTNHLNNVFVHQGHDQSSTLSQHTADLTLPKHSPLHRDLLRYAKLMEWLKNTHREKYEGLSRTYVDYMSRLYEREIKEFFEVAKIKMAGTSKDPKGKFGLHGSSGKLTGSTSSLNKLTVQGSNSRRSQSSSLLDMGNMSASDLDVADRTKFDKIFEQVLSELEPLCLAEQDFISKFFKLQQHLTVAPPLAQPEMEELDGSMLSKRPPQAEHRHSLSSEKDMVRLMMNKIFHSIETELNSLIALGDKIDSFHSLYMLVKMSHHVWTAENVDPASYLSTTLGNVLVTVKRNFDKCISNQIRQMEEFKIPKKSKVGILPFVTGFEEFAELAETIFRNAERRGDLDKAYVKLIRAVFMNVEKVANESQKTPRDVVMMENFHHIFSTLSRLKISCLDAERREAKHKYTDHLQSYVINSLGQPLEKLNHFFEGVEARVAQGVREEEVSYQLAFNKQELRKVIKEYPGKEVKKGLDNLYKKVDKHLCEEESLLQVVWHSMQDEFIRQYKHFEDLIGRCYPGSGITMEFTIQDMLEYFSSIAQSH; this is encoded by the exons ATGACAGCCATCAAGCATGCTCTCCAGAGGGACATCTTCACACCGAACGACGAGCGACTCCTCGGCATCGTCAACGTCTGCAAGgcgggaaagaagaagaagaattgcTTCTTGTGTGCTACAG TTACCACAGAGAGGCCTGTCCAGGTTAAAGTAGTGAAGGTGAAAAAATCTGACAAGGGGGACTTCTACAAGCGACAGCTAACCTGGGAGCTCAGAGATTTGACAGAAGTAGATGCCAAAGATGCAAGCAAG GAAAATCCTGAGTTTGATCTTCATTTTGAGAAGGTTTACCGGTGGGTGGCCAGcagcacagctgaaaaaaaCTCCTTTATTTCCTGCATCTGGAAGCTGAACCAGCGTTATCTGAGGAAGAAGCTGGAGTTCGTGAATGTCAGTTCTCAGCTGCTTGAAG AACTTCCTAAAGCGGAAG AGTCTGTGCCAAGCGGTGAGAGTCAGAGTGTTGCAGGGGGAGATGAGGATGTTCTAGATGAATACCAGGAACTTAGCACCCGTGAGGAGCAAGATATCGAGAGCATGATGGAGACGTGCGAGTACGCCATCTCCAATGCAGAGGCTTTTGCAGAGAAGCTCTTCAAGGAGCTTCAGGTTTTAGATGGG GCCAACATTCAGTCCATCATGGCGTCTGAGAAACAGGTTAATATCCTGATGCAGCTGCTTGATGAGGCGCTGGCAGAGGTGGACACCATCGAGGGCAAGCTGAGCAGCTATGAAGAGATGCTCCAGAGTGTGAAGGAGCAAATGGACCAGATCTCACAGAGCAACCGCCTCATCCAGATCAGCAACACCAACAACAGCAAACTGCTAGACGAGATCCAGTTCTTAGTG AACTACATGGACTTATCAAAGGGACACATCAGGGCCTTACAGGAGGGAGATCTGACATCCCCTAAAGGTATAGAGGCCTGTATTAATGCCTCTGAAGCTCTTCTGCAGTGCATGAATGTGGCTCTCAGACCAG GGCATGAAAAACTGATGGCTGTGACCCAGCAACAGCTCCTGTTCGCTGAGCTGAGAGACACCTTTGCTCGCCGCCTCACGAATCACCTCAACAATGTGTTTGTTCACCAG GGCCATGACCAAAGCTCTACCCTGTCACAGCACACAGCTGATTTGACCCTGCCCAAACACAGCCCCCTCCACAGGGACTTACTGCGCTACGCCAAGCTCATGGAGTGGCTAAAGAACACCCACAGGGAGAAGTACGAGGGCCTATCAAGG ACCTATGTTGATTATATGAGCAGACTATATGAGCGAGAAATCAAAGAGTTCTTTGAAGTTGCCAAAATAAAAATGGCGGGTACATCCAAAGACCCGAAGGGCAAATTTG GCCTGCATGGCAGCTCTGGGAAGCTGACAGGCTCTACTTCAAGCCTGAACAAGCTCACAGTGCAGGGTTCCAACAGCCGGCGTTCCCAGTCATCATCACTGCTGGACATGGGCAACATGTCCGCTTCCGACCTGGATGTGGCTGACAGAACCAAATTTGACAAG ATATTTGAGCAGGTCCTCAGTGAGCTGGAGCCTTTGTGCCTTGCAGAACAAGATTTCATCAGCAAGTTCTTTAAGCTGCAGCAGCATCTGACAGTTGCACCCCCTCTTGCACAG CCAGAAATGGAGGAATTAGATGGAAGCATGCTATCAAAGAGGCCTCCCCAGGCAGAACACAGACACTCCTTGTCATCAGA GAAAGACATGGTGCGGCTGATGATGAATAAGATCTTCCACAGCATCGAGACGGAGCTCAACAGCCTCATTGCTTTGGGTGACAAGATTGACAGCTTCCACTCTCTCTACATGCTGGTAAAGATGAGTCATCATGTGTGGACAGCTGAGAACGTTGACCCAGCCTCTTACCTCAGCACAACTTTGGGAAATGTGCTTGTGACTGTCAAGAGGAACTTTGACAAATGCATT tctaATCAGATCAGACAGATGGAAGAATTTAAGATACCTAAAAAGAGCAAAGTTGGTATCTTGCCTTTTGTCACCGGGTTTGAGGAGTTTGCTGAACTGGCTGAAACCATCTTCCGTAATGCAGAGCGCCGAGGAGACCTGGATAAAGCTTATGTCAAACTTATCAGGGCCGTCTTCATGAATG TGGAGAAGGTTGCCAACGAAAGCCAGAAAACGCCACGGGACGTTGTGATGATGGAGAATTTCCACCACATCTTTTCTACACTGTCACGTCTAAAGATTTCCTGCCTGGATGCGGAGAGACGAGAGGCCAAGCACAAATACACAGACCATCTGCAGTCTTACGTAATCAACTCTCTGGGCCAGCCTTTAGAAAAACTCAAT CATTTCTTTGAAGGAGTTGAAGCACGTGTAGCCCAGGGTGTACGTGAGGAGGAGGTGAGTTATCAGCTGGCCTTCAACAAGCAAGAGCTGCGCAAAGTAATCAAAGAGTATCCCGGCAAAGAGGTGAAAAAGGGACTGGACAACCTTTATAAGAAGGTGGACAAACATCTGTGTGAAGAAGAAAGCCTGCTACAG GTGGTGTGGCACTCCATGCAAGACGAGTTCATCCGTCAGTACAAGCACTTTGAAGATCTCATAGGCAGATGCTACCCTGGCTCTGGGATCACCATGGAGTTTACcatccaggacatgctggagtaTTTCTCCAGCATTGCTCAGTCTCATTAA
- the exoc1 gene encoding exocyst complex component 1 isoform X4 translates to MTAIKHALQRDIFTPNDERLLGIVNVCKAGKKKKNCFLCATVTTERPVQVKVVKVKKSDKGDFYKRQLTWELRDLTEVDAKDASKENPEFDLHFEKVYRWVASSTAEKNSFISCIWKLNQRYLRKKLEFVNVSSQLLEESVPSGESQSVAGGDEDVLDEYQELSTREEQDIESMMETCEYAISNAEAFAEKLFKELQVLDGANIQSIMASEKQVNILMQLLDEALAEVDTIEGKLSSYEEMLQSVKEQMDQISQSNRLIQISNTNNSKLLDEIQFLVNYMDLSKGHIRALQEGDLTSPKGIEACINASEALLQCMNVALRPGHEKLMAVTQQQLLFAELRDTFARRLTNHLNNVFVHQGHDQSSTLSQHTADLTLPKHSPLHRDLLRYAKLMEWLKNTHREKYEGLSRTYVDYMSRLYEREIKEFFEVAKIKMAGTSKDPKGKFGLHGSSGKLTGSTSSLNKLTVQGSNSRRSQSSSLLDMGNMSASDLDVADRTKFDKIFEQVLSELEPLCLAEQDFISKFFKLQQHLTVAPPLAQPEMEELDGSMLSKRPPQAEHRHSLSSEKDMVRLMMNKIFHSIETELNSLIALGDKIDSFHSLYMLVKMSHHVWTAENVDPASYLSTTLGNVLVTVKRNFDKCISNQIRQMEEFKIPKKSKVGILPFVTGFEEFAELAETIFRNAERRGDLDKAYVKLIRAVFMNVEKVANESQKTPRDVVMMENFHHIFSTLSRLKISCLDAERREAKHKYTDHLQSYVINSLGQPLEKLNHFFEGVEARVAQGVREEEVSYQLAFNKQELRKVIKEYPGKEVKKGLDNLYKKVDKHLCEEESLLQVVWHSMQDEFIRQYKHFEDLIGRCYPGSGITMEFTIQDMLEYFSSIAQSH, encoded by the exons ATGACAGCCATCAAGCATGCTCTCCAGAGGGACATCTTCACACCGAACGACGAGCGACTCCTCGGCATCGTCAACGTCTGCAAGgcgggaaagaagaagaagaattgcTTCTTGTGTGCTACAG TTACCACAGAGAGGCCTGTCCAGGTTAAAGTAGTGAAGGTGAAAAAATCTGACAAGGGGGACTTCTACAAGCGACAGCTAACCTGGGAGCTCAGAGATTTGACAGAAGTAGATGCCAAAGATGCAAGCAAG GAAAATCCTGAGTTTGATCTTCATTTTGAGAAGGTTTACCGGTGGGTGGCCAGcagcacagctgaaaaaaaCTCCTTTATTTCCTGCATCTGGAAGCTGAACCAGCGTTATCTGAGGAAGAAGCTGGAGTTCGTGAATGTCAGTTCTCAGCTGCTTGAAG AGTCTGTGCCAAGCGGTGAGAGTCAGAGTGTTGCAGGGGGAGATGAGGATGTTCTAGATGAATACCAGGAACTTAGCACCCGTGAGGAGCAAGATATCGAGAGCATGATGGAGACGTGCGAGTACGCCATCTCCAATGCAGAGGCTTTTGCAGAGAAGCTCTTCAAGGAGCTTCAGGTTTTAGATGGG GCCAACATTCAGTCCATCATGGCGTCTGAGAAACAGGTTAATATCCTGATGCAGCTGCTTGATGAGGCGCTGGCAGAGGTGGACACCATCGAGGGCAAGCTGAGCAGCTATGAAGAGATGCTCCAGAGTGTGAAGGAGCAAATGGACCAGATCTCACAGAGCAACCGCCTCATCCAGATCAGCAACACCAACAACAGCAAACTGCTAGACGAGATCCAGTTCTTAGTG AACTACATGGACTTATCAAAGGGACACATCAGGGCCTTACAGGAGGGAGATCTGACATCCCCTAAAGGTATAGAGGCCTGTATTAATGCCTCTGAAGCTCTTCTGCAGTGCATGAATGTGGCTCTCAGACCAG GGCATGAAAAACTGATGGCTGTGACCCAGCAACAGCTCCTGTTCGCTGAGCTGAGAGACACCTTTGCTCGCCGCCTCACGAATCACCTCAACAATGTGTTTGTTCACCAG GGCCATGACCAAAGCTCTACCCTGTCACAGCACACAGCTGATTTGACCCTGCCCAAACACAGCCCCCTCCACAGGGACTTACTGCGCTACGCCAAGCTCATGGAGTGGCTAAAGAACACCCACAGGGAGAAGTACGAGGGCCTATCAAGG ACCTATGTTGATTATATGAGCAGACTATATGAGCGAGAAATCAAAGAGTTCTTTGAAGTTGCCAAAATAAAAATGGCGGGTACATCCAAAGACCCGAAGGGCAAATTTG GCCTGCATGGCAGCTCTGGGAAGCTGACAGGCTCTACTTCAAGCCTGAACAAGCTCACAGTGCAGGGTTCCAACAGCCGGCGTTCCCAGTCATCATCACTGCTGGACATGGGCAACATGTCCGCTTCCGACCTGGATGTGGCTGACAGAACCAAATTTGACAAG ATATTTGAGCAGGTCCTCAGTGAGCTGGAGCCTTTGTGCCTTGCAGAACAAGATTTCATCAGCAAGTTCTTTAAGCTGCAGCAGCATCTGACAGTTGCACCCCCTCTTGCACAG CCAGAAATGGAGGAATTAGATGGAAGCATGCTATCAAAGAGGCCTCCCCAGGCAGAACACAGACACTCCTTGTCATCAGA GAAAGACATGGTGCGGCTGATGATGAATAAGATCTTCCACAGCATCGAGACGGAGCTCAACAGCCTCATTGCTTTGGGTGACAAGATTGACAGCTTCCACTCTCTCTACATGCTGGTAAAGATGAGTCATCATGTGTGGACAGCTGAGAACGTTGACCCAGCCTCTTACCTCAGCACAACTTTGGGAAATGTGCTTGTGACTGTCAAGAGGAACTTTGACAAATGCATT tctaATCAGATCAGACAGATGGAAGAATTTAAGATACCTAAAAAGAGCAAAGTTGGTATCTTGCCTTTTGTCACCGGGTTTGAGGAGTTTGCTGAACTGGCTGAAACCATCTTCCGTAATGCAGAGCGCCGAGGAGACCTGGATAAAGCTTATGTCAAACTTATCAGGGCCGTCTTCATGAATG TGGAGAAGGTTGCCAACGAAAGCCAGAAAACGCCACGGGACGTTGTGATGATGGAGAATTTCCACCACATCTTTTCTACACTGTCACGTCTAAAGATTTCCTGCCTGGATGCGGAGAGACGAGAGGCCAAGCACAAATACACAGACCATCTGCAGTCTTACGTAATCAACTCTCTGGGCCAGCCTTTAGAAAAACTCAAT CATTTCTTTGAAGGAGTTGAAGCACGTGTAGCCCAGGGTGTACGTGAGGAGGAGGTGAGTTATCAGCTGGCCTTCAACAAGCAAGAGCTGCGCAAAGTAATCAAAGAGTATCCCGGCAAAGAGGTGAAAAAGGGACTGGACAACCTTTATAAGAAGGTGGACAAACATCTGTGTGAAGAAGAAAGCCTGCTACAG GTGGTGTGGCACTCCATGCAAGACGAGTTCATCCGTCAGTACAAGCACTTTGAAGATCTCATAGGCAGATGCTACCCTGGCTCTGGGATCACCATGGAGTTTACcatccaggacatgctggagtaTTTCTCCAGCATTGCTCAGTCTCATTAA
- the exoc1 gene encoding exocyst complex component 1 isoform X1, with the protein MTAIKHALQRDIFTPNDERLLGIVNVCKAGKKKKNCFLCATVTTERPVQVKVVKVKKSDKGDFYKRQLTWELRDLTEVDAKDASKENPEFDLHFEKVYRWVASSTAEKNSFISCIWKLNQRYLRKKLEFVNVSSQLLEELPKAEESVPSGESQSVAGGDEDVLDEYQELSTREEQDIESMMETCEYAISNAEAFAEKLFKELQVLDGANIQSIMASEKQVNILMQLLDEALAEVDTIEGKLSSYEEMLQSVKEQMDQISQSNRLIQISNTNNSKLLDEIQFLVNYMDLSKGHIRALQEGDLTSPKGIEACINASEALLQCMNVALRPGHEKLMAVTQQQLLFAELRDTFARRLTNHLNNVFVHQGHDQSSTLSQHTADLTLPKHSPLHRDLLRYAKLMEWLKNTHREKYEGLSRTYVDYMSRLYEREIKEFFEVAKIKMAGTSKDPKGKFATLPRKESALKQETESLHGSSGKLTGSTSSLNKLTVQGSNSRRSQSSSLLDMGNMSASDLDVADRTKFDKIFEQVLSELEPLCLAEQDFISKFFKLQQHLTVAPPLAQPEMEELDGSMLSKRPPQAEHRHSLSSEKDMVRLMMNKIFHSIETELNSLIALGDKIDSFHSLYMLVKMSHHVWTAENVDPASYLSTTLGNVLVTVKRNFDKCISNQIRQMEEFKIPKKSKVGILPFVTGFEEFAELAETIFRNAERRGDLDKAYVKLIRAVFMNVEKVANESQKTPRDVVMMENFHHIFSTLSRLKISCLDAERREAKHKYTDHLQSYVINSLGQPLEKLNHFFEGVEARVAQGVREEEVSYQLAFNKQELRKVIKEYPGKEVKKGLDNLYKKVDKHLCEEESLLQVVWHSMQDEFIRQYKHFEDLIGRCYPGSGITMEFTIQDMLEYFSSIAQSH; encoded by the exons ATGACAGCCATCAAGCATGCTCTCCAGAGGGACATCTTCACACCGAACGACGAGCGACTCCTCGGCATCGTCAACGTCTGCAAGgcgggaaagaagaagaagaattgcTTCTTGTGTGCTACAG TTACCACAGAGAGGCCTGTCCAGGTTAAAGTAGTGAAGGTGAAAAAATCTGACAAGGGGGACTTCTACAAGCGACAGCTAACCTGGGAGCTCAGAGATTTGACAGAAGTAGATGCCAAAGATGCAAGCAAG GAAAATCCTGAGTTTGATCTTCATTTTGAGAAGGTTTACCGGTGGGTGGCCAGcagcacagctgaaaaaaaCTCCTTTATTTCCTGCATCTGGAAGCTGAACCAGCGTTATCTGAGGAAGAAGCTGGAGTTCGTGAATGTCAGTTCTCAGCTGCTTGAAG AACTTCCTAAAGCGGAAG AGTCTGTGCCAAGCGGTGAGAGTCAGAGTGTTGCAGGGGGAGATGAGGATGTTCTAGATGAATACCAGGAACTTAGCACCCGTGAGGAGCAAGATATCGAGAGCATGATGGAGACGTGCGAGTACGCCATCTCCAATGCAGAGGCTTTTGCAGAGAAGCTCTTCAAGGAGCTTCAGGTTTTAGATGGG GCCAACATTCAGTCCATCATGGCGTCTGAGAAACAGGTTAATATCCTGATGCAGCTGCTTGATGAGGCGCTGGCAGAGGTGGACACCATCGAGGGCAAGCTGAGCAGCTATGAAGAGATGCTCCAGAGTGTGAAGGAGCAAATGGACCAGATCTCACAGAGCAACCGCCTCATCCAGATCAGCAACACCAACAACAGCAAACTGCTAGACGAGATCCAGTTCTTAGTG AACTACATGGACTTATCAAAGGGACACATCAGGGCCTTACAGGAGGGAGATCTGACATCCCCTAAAGGTATAGAGGCCTGTATTAATGCCTCTGAAGCTCTTCTGCAGTGCATGAATGTGGCTCTCAGACCAG GGCATGAAAAACTGATGGCTGTGACCCAGCAACAGCTCCTGTTCGCTGAGCTGAGAGACACCTTTGCTCGCCGCCTCACGAATCACCTCAACAATGTGTTTGTTCACCAG GGCCATGACCAAAGCTCTACCCTGTCACAGCACACAGCTGATTTGACCCTGCCCAAACACAGCCCCCTCCACAGGGACTTACTGCGCTACGCCAAGCTCATGGAGTGGCTAAAGAACACCCACAGGGAGAAGTACGAGGGCCTATCAAGG ACCTATGTTGATTATATGAGCAGACTATATGAGCGAGAAATCAAAGAGTTCTTTGAAGTTGCCAAAATAAAAATGGCGGGTACATCCAAAGACCCGAAGGGCAAATTTG CCACGCTTCCGCGGAAAGAGAGTGCactcaaacaggaaacagaaa GCCTGCATGGCAGCTCTGGGAAGCTGACAGGCTCTACTTCAAGCCTGAACAAGCTCACAGTGCAGGGTTCCAACAGCCGGCGTTCCCAGTCATCATCACTGCTGGACATGGGCAACATGTCCGCTTCCGACCTGGATGTGGCTGACAGAACCAAATTTGACAAG ATATTTGAGCAGGTCCTCAGTGAGCTGGAGCCTTTGTGCCTTGCAGAACAAGATTTCATCAGCAAGTTCTTTAAGCTGCAGCAGCATCTGACAGTTGCACCCCCTCTTGCACAG CCAGAAATGGAGGAATTAGATGGAAGCATGCTATCAAAGAGGCCTCCCCAGGCAGAACACAGACACTCCTTGTCATCAGA GAAAGACATGGTGCGGCTGATGATGAATAAGATCTTCCACAGCATCGAGACGGAGCTCAACAGCCTCATTGCTTTGGGTGACAAGATTGACAGCTTCCACTCTCTCTACATGCTGGTAAAGATGAGTCATCATGTGTGGACAGCTGAGAACGTTGACCCAGCCTCTTACCTCAGCACAACTTTGGGAAATGTGCTTGTGACTGTCAAGAGGAACTTTGACAAATGCATT tctaATCAGATCAGACAGATGGAAGAATTTAAGATACCTAAAAAGAGCAAAGTTGGTATCTTGCCTTTTGTCACCGGGTTTGAGGAGTTTGCTGAACTGGCTGAAACCATCTTCCGTAATGCAGAGCGCCGAGGAGACCTGGATAAAGCTTATGTCAAACTTATCAGGGCCGTCTTCATGAATG TGGAGAAGGTTGCCAACGAAAGCCAGAAAACGCCACGGGACGTTGTGATGATGGAGAATTTCCACCACATCTTTTCTACACTGTCACGTCTAAAGATTTCCTGCCTGGATGCGGAGAGACGAGAGGCCAAGCACAAATACACAGACCATCTGCAGTCTTACGTAATCAACTCTCTGGGCCAGCCTTTAGAAAAACTCAAT CATTTCTTTGAAGGAGTTGAAGCACGTGTAGCCCAGGGTGTACGTGAGGAGGAGGTGAGTTATCAGCTGGCCTTCAACAAGCAAGAGCTGCGCAAAGTAATCAAAGAGTATCCCGGCAAAGAGGTGAAAAAGGGACTGGACAACCTTTATAAGAAGGTGGACAAACATCTGTGTGAAGAAGAAAGCCTGCTACAG GTGGTGTGGCACTCCATGCAAGACGAGTTCATCCGTCAGTACAAGCACTTTGAAGATCTCATAGGCAGATGCTACCCTGGCTCTGGGATCACCATGGAGTTTACcatccaggacatgctggagtaTTTCTCCAGCATTGCTCAGTCTCATTAA